Proteins from one Phytoactinopolyspora mesophila genomic window:
- a CDS encoding LuxR C-terminal-related transcriptional regulator: protein MRNGGGRAELVGRAAEKGRIRREIESVEGGHGTSIALTGPEGIGKTALMAFAAEAAREALAGHDRALVVEITAAETEHDWPYSGVQLVLSTVLGSMTPEHREQRERGIQQIIDGLDADTKPSIVARKLEGELTQTDAPAIALIDDAHLLDSQSQDVLGFLARRVGPYPVGLMMSSRDVEPLPPVLDGLPRLRLFDLEHGDAVELLVTHHPDLVEPVAAELISRVRGHPRTLLALAAQMSPEQRSGQVQLERYLPVPAELRARMQAGLTDMTEAQRQALLMAVISEDQMVEPVLAALGGPDQDVARWLSRNHLDVNDGLFQLRWPLAGSIIWQDADIVERMYAHSLLAREYQKIAPDQAFWHEARARLEHDEGLAGELERVAREQADRAELGRAGAFARESVRLSVETGPRVRRVLLAGRLAVFAGRCGEALKLLHEASHSDLSAEQMDELALLEARARLVSTGEVPTELIASHAERMSETDPDRAARFWLVAACGFADRLEPVEAAGYLDRTEPHLSKVTERTRASYHRAAAWVASLSGRLSLAAELIGGAARECSVFAEADRCLRTAMVLTRLERYEEARRMLRVITDERRFGDESIVVGYAYVVAVVNEIRAGRLNAAERAAENWQRNVGAGRADRGPVPAYMIRAYALMGQRDKAEECRALTEALARRRGDGWTTGVLHAGVGAMHLAYGQPNEAMSALERARDHALKYDDPSVLPVEPDFVEACVAVGETELARQVLAEYEVRVAAVPTTWARHTLARCQALVLGDDADELFAAALRTGIEDISPVEVARTQTHYGWLLRRLGRRTEAAGWLQRAVVLANEAGAAQLVNQAEKGLGGGVSPGAGGDNGGSVSLTSSEQKVAQLVAAGWRNREIAAELYVSIRTVESHLGRVFRKLGVRSRAELARLVAISEE from the coding sequence GTGAGAAATGGTGGAGGGCGTGCGGAGCTTGTTGGTCGCGCTGCTGAAAAGGGCCGGATCCGAAGGGAGATCGAGAGCGTTGAGGGAGGTCACGGGACCTCTATAGCGCTCACGGGGCCGGAAGGTATCGGCAAGACCGCCCTCATGGCTTTCGCGGCCGAAGCCGCACGTGAGGCTCTTGCTGGCCATGATCGAGCGCTGGTCGTAGAGATCACTGCTGCCGAGACTGAACACGACTGGCCGTACTCTGGCGTTCAGCTCGTGCTCTCCACCGTTCTCGGGTCCATGACTCCAGAGCACCGTGAGCAGCGTGAACGAGGAATCCAGCAGATCATCGACGGCCTTGACGCCGATACGAAGCCCAGTATTGTCGCCCGGAAGCTCGAAGGAGAACTGACCCAGACGGACGCTCCCGCTATCGCGCTGATCGATGACGCACACCTGCTGGATTCGCAGTCGCAGGACGTGCTCGGATTCCTGGCGAGGCGGGTCGGGCCGTACCCGGTCGGTCTGATGATGAGCAGTCGCGACGTCGAGCCGTTGCCGCCCGTTCTGGATGGCCTGCCTCGGTTGCGGCTATTCGACCTCGAGCACGGTGACGCCGTGGAACTCCTGGTCACACACCATCCCGACCTGGTAGAGCCGGTGGCGGCCGAGTTGATCAGCCGAGTACGCGGCCATCCGCGGACGCTGCTTGCCCTGGCCGCACAGATGTCCCCGGAGCAGCGATCCGGCCAGGTTCAACTGGAGCGATACCTCCCGGTGCCTGCTGAGTTACGTGCCCGGATGCAGGCGGGTCTCACCGACATGACCGAAGCGCAGCGGCAGGCCCTGTTGATGGCGGTGATCAGTGAAGACCAGATGGTCGAGCCGGTCTTGGCCGCGCTGGGTGGACCCGACCAGGATGTGGCCCGGTGGCTGAGCCGCAACCATCTGGATGTGAACGACGGCCTTTTCCAGCTGCGTTGGCCGTTGGCCGGGTCGATCATCTGGCAGGACGCGGACATCGTCGAGCGGATGTACGCACACTCGCTGCTGGCACGCGAGTACCAAAAGATTGCCCCTGATCAGGCGTTCTGGCACGAGGCGCGGGCCCGTCTCGAACACGACGAAGGCCTGGCGGGTGAGCTGGAACGTGTCGCGCGAGAGCAGGCGGACCGCGCCGAGCTCGGCCGGGCTGGCGCGTTCGCCCGCGAGTCGGTGCGGCTGAGCGTCGAAACAGGTCCGCGGGTCCGGCGGGTTCTGCTGGCCGGCCGGCTCGCCGTATTCGCCGGGCGCTGCGGTGAAGCACTCAAACTATTGCACGAGGCGTCACACTCCGATTTGTCAGCAGAACAGATGGATGAACTCGCGTTGCTCGAGGCGCGGGCCAGACTGGTGAGCACAGGCGAGGTGCCGACTGAGCTGATAGCCAGCCATGCCGAGCGCATGAGCGAAACCGACCCGGATAGGGCGGCGCGGTTCTGGTTGGTGGCCGCTTGCGGGTTCGCCGACCGGCTCGAACCGGTCGAGGCAGCCGGCTACCTGGACCGGACCGAGCCCCATCTGTCCAAGGTGACGGAGCGCACCAGAGCGAGCTATCACCGCGCGGCAGCGTGGGTCGCGTCGCTGAGTGGACGGCTGAGTCTCGCTGCTGAGCTGATCGGGGGAGCTGCCAGAGAGTGCAGCGTCTTCGCCGAAGCGGATCGTTGCTTGCGCACCGCCATGGTTCTGACCCGGTTGGAGCGCTACGAGGAAGCGCGGCGGATGCTCCGTGTCATCACCGACGAGCGACGTTTCGGTGACGAGTCGATCGTCGTCGGTTATGCCTATGTGGTAGCGGTCGTGAACGAGATCCGAGCCGGCCGGCTCAATGCCGCCGAACGTGCGGCCGAGAACTGGCAGCGCAACGTCGGTGCCGGACGTGCCGACCGGGGTCCGGTCCCGGCCTACATGATCCGCGCCTATGCGCTGATGGGCCAACGTGACAAGGCCGAAGAATGCCGCGCGTTGACGGAGGCGCTTGCCCGGCGACGCGGCGACGGGTGGACAACCGGTGTACTCCATGCCGGAGTCGGCGCCATGCATCTGGCGTACGGTCAGCCGAACGAGGCGATGTCGGCGCTGGAACGGGCCCGGGACCACGCGCTCAAGTACGACGATCCGTCGGTCCTGCCCGTCGAGCCGGATTTCGTCGAGGCCTGTGTCGCCGTGGGCGAGACGGAACTCGCGCGGCAGGTCCTGGCCGAGTACGAGGTGCGGGTAGCCGCGGTTCCGACGACGTGGGCACGGCACACCCTTGCGCGTTGCCAGGCCCTGGTGCTGGGCGACGACGCTGATGAGCTCTTCGCCGCGGCGCTGCGGACGGGCATCGAGGACATCTCACCGGTTGAGGTCGCGCGCACCCAGACCCATTACGGATGGCTTCTTCGTCGGCTCGGGCGCCGCACTGAGGCGGCCGGATGGCTCCAGCGAGCCGTAGTACTGGCCAACGAGGCCGGGGCGGCTCAGCTGGTGAACCAGGCGGAGAAGGGCCTGGGGGGCGGCGTGTCGCCGGGTGCGGGCGGCGACAACGGAGGGTCGGTGTCACTCACCAGTTCGGAGCAGAAGGTGGCCCAACTGGTGGCCGCGGGCTGGCGGAACCGGGAGATCGCGGCCGAGCTCTACGTGTCGATTCGTACGGTCGAGTCACATCTTGGCCGGGTGTTCCGCAAGCTTGGTGTGCGGTCGAGAGCTGAGCTGGCTCGTCTCGTGGCGATATCGGAGGAGTAG